From Colias croceus chromosome 24, ilColCroc2.1, the proteins below share one genomic window:
- the LOC123702624 gene encoding odorant receptor 85b-like codes for MRIFLVACWDCGEFCPHHLRRWRQYHVTGLKLAPSSDFTGKKNNITYNEKDYDDQYKLPQIAAKLSGIRINCDDSKFLRLFCISYYWMSFTLCLMGTSNMTITFLKSRTFEDLVVVMPCVGFVAVASSKSYKIVRNRAVFEYIISELKEMWPKGEMSEDKQNIVRNMMKQMNIVVKGYFWCNMALIFFYNFPPYFQIIKRLFGLDAPLVLAFKYVLPFDEYQLKAYPFILFVQTNACMSIVFFMLASDLLFFVFLSNITLQFDLLSLRIQKMIYVPTDDQLIKDFPLGKYSEAFRKNEPQLESLTAAEWEKKHLNEIRDIVIRHQALIRISSEVENMFNFSMLVNFMNSSIIICFCGICIVYLEKWNELKFKMFLSSSMTQIWLLCWYGQSLLDSSKEVANALYESGWYNVSKRIKSLILIMLHRSQHEVYVTTYGFSIISLESYTTIIKTSWSYFTLLINTYNP; via the exons ATGAGGATATTTCTGGTGGCTTGCTGGGACTGTGGTGAGTTTTGTCCCCACCACTTGCGGCGCTGGCGGCAGTACCACGTGACGGGCTTAAAACTAGCACCATCTAGCGACTTCACGGGGAAAAAG aataatataacatacaaTGAAAAAGATTACGATGATCAGTATAAACTGCCGCAGATTGCTGCGAAATTATCCGGGATTCGCATAAACTGCGACGACAGCAAATTCCTGAG GCTTTTCTGTATCTCCTATTATTGGATGTCGTTTACTCTCTGTTTGATGGGCACTTCTAACATGACGATAACATTTCTCAAATCTCGCACATTCGAGGATCTTGTTGTTGTGATGCCTTGTGTTGGGTTTGTCGCTGTTG CTTCATCGAAATCGTATAAAATAGTCCGCAATAGAGCGGtatttgaatacattatttctgAACTAAAGGAAATGTGGCCGAAGGGAGAAATGTCTGAAGACAAACAGAATATTGTTCGTAACATGATGAAACAAATGAATATCGTTGTAAAAG GCTACTTCTGGTGCAACATGGCtcttatatttttctacaatttccCTCCATATTTTCAAATCATTAAACGGTTGTTTGGATTGGACGCACCTTTAGTCCTGGCTTTCAAATACGTATTACCATTCGACGAATATCAACTGAAAGCGTATCCATTCATCCTTTTTGTTCAAACTAATGCAT GTATGAGCATAGTATTCTTCATGCTAGCAAGTGACCTTCTATTCTTCGTCTTTCTAAGTAACATCACACTACAGTTCGACTTATTATCACTTAGAATACAGAAGATGATATACGTGCCTACAGATGATCAACTTATCAAAGATTTTCCTTTAG gtAAATATAGCGAAGCTTTCCGTAAAAATGAGCCGCAGTTAGAATCTTTAACAGCAGCAGAATGGGAGAAAAAGCATTTGAACGAAATAAGAGATATTGTTATTCGCCACCAAGCTCTAATACG GATATCAAGCGAAgtagaaaatatgtttaatttctCTATGTTGGTGAACTTCATGAACAGttccattataatatgtttctgTGGCATTTGCATCGTT tATCTGGAAAAATggaatgaattaaaatttaagatgTTTCTGTCATCTTCTATGACGCAAATATGGTTGTTGTGCTGGTATGGGCAGAGCTTACTTGATTCA AGCAAGGAAGTCGCAAACGCTCTATATGAGAGCGGGTGGTACAACGTCTCAAAGAGAATCAAAAGCTTGATTCTTATCATGCTTCATAG ATCACAACATGAAGTGTACGTAACCACATACggattttctattatttccTTAGAAAGCTATACCACG atCATTAAAACATCGTGGTCCTATTTCACGCTTTTGATAAACACTTATAATCCATGa
- the LOC123702713 gene encoding protein BCCIP homolog — translation MSNKRNKEIVHDSESEEEQESGSERDSDVDSDGNYVGEKELQADFEGRNPEDCDFHGIKQLLRQLFLKSNVDLGALAQIIISQNYVGSVVKQCLDDGIDEDDDDDVGDGVFGVTTVINITKRKEESCVKQIRTLLTTLADGNADEKTKALVNKILSDDGSQVGLVINERILNIPAQISVPLFSSLQAEIEKAVKRNMPYTFQYLIWICKTYKTTEDETDVLFANQEEKPLTDEAIASFDVDVTEQAELSQWDYEGGAMTPYRKVLIFDGKKFTQLVRLMKEEVEGV, via the exons ATGTCGAACAAAAGAAACAAAGAGATAGTCCACGATAGCGAAAGCGAAGAAGAACAAGAATCTGGCAGTGAAAGAGATTCCGATGTGGATTCTGACGGAAACTACGTAGGAGAGAAG GAGCTGCAAGCTGACTTCGAAGGTCGCAATCCAGAGGACTGTGATTTTCATGGAATTAAACAATTGCTGAGACAACTGTTCTTAAAATCAAATGTTGACTTGGGAGCACTTGctcaaataattatat cACAAAACTATGTAGGAAGTGTAGTTAAGCAGTGCTTAGATGATGGTATTGatgaagatgatgatgatgatgttggTGATGGAGTGTTTGGAGTCACTACAGtcataaatatcacaaaaagaaag GAAGAATCCTGCGTTAAACAAATCAGAACCCTGCTAACCACACTGGCCGATGGAAACGCTGACGAGAAGACCAAAGCACTAGTCAACAAGATACTGTCTGATGATGGCAGCCAAGTGGGGCTTGTTATTAATGAgag aattcTAAACATTCCAGCCCAAATAAGTGTGCCCCTGTTCTCCTCACTTCAGGCAGAAATAGAGAAAGCAGTTAAGAGAAACATGCCTTACACATTCCAGTATCTTATTTGGATATGTAAAACATACAAAACGACTG aaGACGAAACAGATGTGCTTTTCGCGAATCAAGAGGAAAAGCCACTAACGGACGAAGCTATAGCTAGCTTTGATGTGGATGTGACGGAACAAGCTGAACTATCACAATGGGACTATGAAGGAGGCGCCATGACACCTTACAGAAAG gtACTCATATTCGACGGAAAAAAATTCACGCAACTCGTGAGACTTATGAAGGAAGAAGTGGAAGGTGTATAA